The proteins below come from a single Aegilops tauschii subsp. strangulata cultivar AL8/78 chromosome 6, Aet v6.0, whole genome shotgun sequence genomic window:
- the LOC141025804 gene encoding uncharacterized protein — MRKHKTPTYDNDYHDDDIPRHVLVNVLKQTAEVGIVLPGYKYTEARGKYGPYLTSMDHASYRKRSEFLEWFRDFHVTNCPNWLVTGDFNYLRYPQDRNRDGGSISDMLAFNEAINHQALVEIPLKGRKFTWSNMQDAPLLEKLDWCFTSEAWTLAYPSTIAILLFENHWLLHHDFKDLVSRIWTQEVTEKDSAKRIAVKLKRLRKGIKIWAKNKSDLKKIIENSNFMILCYDAIEEFRPLSTIEANGRYIVKAHLAKILEHQRIYWKQRATIRQIQVGEANTKYFQEKATVKFRHNSIAMLKDEAGNEHHDHNAKAAILFRAFKERLGTSVTTQNPLLLHHLLQQHEDLHTLENPFTKEEIDKVVKEMPNDKSPGPDGFNAAFTKHCWDIIAEDFYTLIQEFYNGTVNLQSINYSFVTLIPKSDDGCTQLLLDLFLS; from the exons ATGAGGAAACACAAGACACCTACTTACGATAATGATTATCATGATGATGATATTCCTAGGCATGTGCTGGTGAATGTTTTGAAGCAGACTGCAGAAGTCGGCATTGTCCTACCAGGATATAAGTACACCGAGGCGAGG GGGAAGTATGGGCCTTATCTAACATCTATGGACCACGCCAGTTACAGAAAAAGATCAGAATTTTTAGAATGGTTCAGAGATTTTCATGTCACAAACTGCCCTAATTGGCTGGTAACTGGAGACTTTAACTATCTCAGATACCCACAAGATAGAAACAGAGATGGGGGCAGTATTTCTGATATGCTTGCCTTCAATGAGGCTATTAATCATCAGGCCCTGGTCGAAATCCCACTTAAAGGCAGGAAGTTCACATGGAGTAATATGCAAGATGCCCCCCTTCTTGAGAAACTGGACTGGTGTTTCACATCTGAAGCATGGACCTTAGCTTACCCTTCAACAATTGCCATCCTCTT GTTTGAAAATCACTGGCTGCTCCACCATGATTTCAAAGACCTAGTCTCTAGGATTTGGACTCAAGAAGTAACAGAGAAAGATAGTGCCAAAAGGATTGCAGTTAAACTCAAAAGATTAAGGAAAGGGATCAAAATTTGGGCTAAGAACAAATCTGACCTCAAGAAGATCATTGAGAACTCAAACTTCATGATCCTTTGCTATGATGCCATTGAAGAGTTCAGACCCCTCAGTACTATTGAAGCCAATGGTAGATATATTGTCAAAGCACATCTTGCCAAGATCCTTGAACATCAGAGAATTTATTGGAAACAAAGAGCCACCATTAGGCAAATTCAAGTGGGTGAAGCCAACACTAAATACTTTCAGGAAAAAGCAACAGTTAAATTCAGACACAATAGTATTGCTATGCTTAAAGATGAAGCTGGTAATGAGCATCATGACCATAATGCAAAAGCAGCAATTCTTTTTAGAGCCTTCAAAGAAAGATTGGGCACCTCAGTTACTACACAGAACCCACTTCTCCTTCATCATCTTTTGCAGCAACATGAAGATCTTCACACCCTTGAAAACCCTTTCACAAAAGAGGAGATAGACAAAGTGGTCAAGGAGATGCCCAATGACAAGTCACCTGGTCCAGATGGTTTTAATGCTGCCTTCACCAAACACTGTTGGGATATTATTGCTGAGGATTTCTATACACTCATTCAAGAGTTCTATAATGGCACTGTCAACCTTCAGAGCATCAACTATTCATTTGTCACATTGATTCCCAAATCAGATGATGGATGCACCCAACTGCTTTTAGACCTATTTCTCTCTTGA